The Bacillus vallismortis genome window below encodes:
- the leuB gene encoding 3-isopropylmalate dehydrogenase, which yields MKKRIALLPGDGIGPEVLESATDVLKSVAERFKHDFEFEYGLIGGAAIDEHNNPLPEETVSACKNADAILLGAVGGPKWDQNPSELRPEKGLLSIRKQLDLFANLRPVKVFESLSDASPLKKEYIDNVDFVIVRELTGGLYFGQPSKRYVNTEGEQEAVDTLFYKRTEIERVIREGFKMAAARKGKVTSVDKANVLESSRLWREVAEDVAKDFPDVKLEHMLVDNAAMQLIYAPNQFDVVVTENMFGDILSDEASMLTGSLGMLPSASLSSSGLHLFEPVHGSAPDIAGKGMANPFAAILSAAMLLRTSFGLEEEAKAVEDAVNKVLASGKRTRDLARGEEFSSTQAITKEVKTLIMSENTISNV from the coding sequence TTGAAGAAACGTATTGCTCTATTGCCCGGAGACGGGATCGGCCCTGAGGTATTAGAATCAGCGACAGACGTACTGAAAAGTGTTGCCGAACGCTTTAAACATGATTTTGAATTTGAATATGGCCTGATCGGAGGGGCGGCGATTGATGAACATAACAACCCCCTCCCGGAGGAAACCGTTTCGGCTTGTAAAAATGCGGACGCTATATTGCTTGGCGCTGTGGGCGGACCGAAATGGGATCAAAATCCTTCGGAGCTGAGACCGGAAAAAGGGCTGCTCAGCATCAGAAAACAGCTAGATTTGTTTGCGAATTTGCGGCCTGTGAAGGTGTTCGAAAGCCTTTCTGACGCTTCACCTTTGAAAAAAGAATATATTGATAACGTTGATTTCGTTATCGTCCGTGAGCTGACAGGCGGCTTGTATTTCGGCCAGCCGAGCAAACGCTATGTAAACACTGAAGGTGAGCAGGAAGCTGTAGACACGCTGTTTTATAAGCGGACGGAAATTGAGCGCGTGATCAGAGAGGGCTTTAAAATGGCGGCGGCCAGAAAAGGCAAAGTGACCTCTGTTGATAAAGCGAACGTTCTTGAATCAAGCAGGCTGTGGCGTGAAGTGGCAGAGGACGTTGCAAAAGACTTTCCTGATGTGAAGCTGGAGCACATGCTTGTGGATAACGCGGCCATGCAGCTGATTTATGCACCGAATCAATTTGATGTCGTGGTGACTGAAAACATGTTCGGCGATATTTTAAGCGATGAAGCGTCCATGCTTACAGGCTCACTCGGAATGCTCCCGTCAGCCAGCCTGTCAAGTTCAGGTCTTCATCTGTTTGAGCCTGTTCATGGTTCCGCGCCTGACATAGCCGGTAAAGGGATGGCAAATCCGTTCGCGGCCATATTGTCAGCGGCAATGCTTTTGAGGACATCTTTCGGGCTTGAAGAGGAAGCGAAAGCTGTAGAAGATGCGGTTAATAAAGTCTTGGCTTCCGGAAAAAGAACAAGAGACTTGGCACGAGGCGAAGAGTTCAGCAGCACTCAGGCCATTACAAAGGAAGTTAAGACATTAATTATGAGTGAAAATACAATTTCTAATGTGTGA
- a CDS encoding 2-isopropylmalate synthase yields MRKINFFDTTLRDGEQSPGVNLNTQEKLAIAKQLERLGADIIEAGFPASSRGDFLAVQEIARTIKNCSVTGLARCVKGDIDAAWEALKDGAYPRVHVFIATSDIHLKHKLKMTREQVIERAVEMVKYAKERFPVVQWSAEDACRTELPFLAEIVEKVIDAGASVINLPDTVGYLAPAEYGNIFKYMKENVSNIHQAKLSAHCHDDLGMAVANSLAAIENGADQIECAVNGIGERAGNAALEEIAVALHVRKDFYQVETGITLNEIKRTSDLVSKLTGMAVPRNKAVVGDNAFAHESGIHQDGFLKEKSTYEIISPELVGVTADALVLGKHSGRHAFKDRLTALGFQFDSEEINKFFAMFKELTEKKKEITDEDLVSLILEEKVTDRKIGYEFLSLQVHYGTSQVPTATLSLKNQENAELIQEAATGAGSVEAIYNTLERCIDKDVELLDYRIQSNRKGEDAFAQVYVRVLLNGKESAGRGIAQDVLEASAKAYLNAVNRQLVFQSNMSGLKNHTAVGS; encoded by the coding sequence TTGCGCAAAATTAATTTTTTCGACACGACGCTTCGTGATGGTGAACAGTCCCCTGGCGTGAACTTAAATACACAGGAGAAACTTGCCATAGCAAAGCAGCTCGAAAGACTCGGGGCAGATATCATTGAAGCGGGGTTTCCCGCTTCGTCCCGAGGTGACTTTTTAGCTGTTCAGGAAATTGCAAGAACCATTAAAAATTGTTCAGTGACTGGTCTTGCCCGTTGTGTAAAAGGTGATATTGATGCTGCTTGGGAAGCGTTAAAGGACGGTGCTTACCCGAGAGTTCACGTATTTATCGCCACATCGGACATTCACTTGAAACACAAGCTGAAAATGACTCGTGAGCAAGTCATCGAAAGAGCGGTTGAAATGGTGAAATACGCAAAAGAGCGTTTTCCGGTTGTGCAATGGTCAGCTGAAGATGCCTGCCGGACTGAACTGCCGTTTTTAGCGGAAATCGTCGAGAAAGTCATTGACGCAGGCGCCAGTGTTATCAATCTTCCAGATACGGTTGGCTACCTGGCTCCAGCGGAATACGGAAATATCTTTAAATATATGAAGGAAAACGTTTCGAACATTCATCAAGCAAAGCTTTCAGCCCACTGTCATGATGATTTGGGGATGGCAGTCGCAAACTCTCTTGCTGCGATTGAAAATGGCGCTGATCAAATCGAATGCGCTGTGAATGGGATCGGTGAAAGAGCCGGAAACGCGGCATTAGAGGAGATTGCCGTTGCCCTCCATGTCAGAAAAGATTTCTATCAAGTTGAAACAGGCATTACATTGAACGAGATTAAGCGAACAAGCGATTTAGTAAGCAAGCTGACAGGTATGGCTGTTCCGCGCAATAAAGCGGTTGTGGGCGATAATGCATTTGCTCATGAATCAGGCATCCATCAGGACGGCTTCTTAAAAGAAAAATCGACTTATGAAATTATTTCACCGGAGCTTGTCGGTGTAACAGCTGATGCGCTTGTCCTGGGTAAACATTCCGGACGCCACGCATTTAAAGACCGGCTGACTGCTTTAGGATTCCAATTTGATAGTGAAGAGATTAATAAATTCTTTGCGATGTTCAAAGAGTTGACTGAGAAGAAAAAAGAAATCACTGATGAGGATCTTGTTTCTCTTATTTTAGAAGAAAAAGTAACAGACCGCAAGATTGGGTATGAATTTCTTTCCTTACAAGTGCATTACGGAACAAGCCAGGTGCCTACGGCTACACTTTCTTTGAAAAATCAAGAAAACGCAGAGCTTATTCAGGAAGCGGCAACTGGAGCAGGAAGCGTGGAAGCGATCTACAACACGCTTGAGCGCTGCATCGATAAAGACGTGGAGCTCTTGGACTACCGCATTCAGTCCAATCGAAAAGGCGAAGACGCATTTGCCCAGGTGTATGTAAGAGTTTTATTGAACGGAAAAGAATCAGCAGGGCGGGGCATAGCGCAAGACGTATTAGAAGCTTCAGCGAAAGCCTATTTGAACGCAGTCAACCGTCAATTGGTTTTCCAGTCGAATATGAGCGGACTTAAAAACCATACAGCTGTCGGGTCATAA
- the ilvC gene encoding ketol-acid reductoisomerase gives MVKVYYNGDIKENVLSGRTVAVIGYGSQGHAHALNLKESGVDVIVGVRQGKSFTQAQEDGHKVFSVKEAAAQAEIIMVLLPDEQQQKVYEAEIKDELTAGKSLVFAHGFNVHFHQIVPPADVDVFLVAPKGPGHLVRRTYEQGAGVPALFAIYQDVTGEARDKALAYAKGIGGARAGVLETTFKEETETDLFGEQAVLCGGLSALVKAGFETLTEAGYQPELAYFECLHELKLIVDLMYEEGLEGMRYSISDTAQWGDFVSGPRVVDAKVKESMKEVLKDIQNGTFAKEWIVENQVNRPRFNAINASENEHQIEVVGRKLREMMPFVKQGKKKEAVVSVAQN, from the coding sequence ATGGTAAAAGTATATTATAACGGTGATATCAAAGAAAACGTATTGAGTGGGAGAACAGTAGCGGTTATCGGGTACGGTTCGCAGGGTCACGCGCATGCCCTGAACCTTAAAGAAAGCGGAGTTGACGTGATCGTCGGTGTTAGACAAGGGAAATCTTTCACGCAAGCTCAAGAAGACGGACATAAAGTATTTTCAGTAAAAGAAGCGGCAGCCCAAGCTGAAATCATCATGGTTCTGCTTCCGGATGAACAGCAGCAAAAAGTATACGAAGCTGAAATCAAAGATGAATTGACAGCTGGAAAATCATTGGTGTTCGCTCACGGATTTAACGTTCATTTCCATCAAATTGTTCCTCCTGCGGATGTAGATGTATTCTTGGTAGCGCCTAAAGGTCCGGGACACTTGGTAAGAAGAACATATGAGCAAGGAGCTGGCGTGCCGGCATTGTTCGCGATTTACCAAGATGTGACTGGAGAAGCAAGAGACAAAGCCCTTGCGTATGCAAAAGGAATCGGCGGCGCTAGAGCGGGCGTTTTGGAAACGACATTTAAAGAAGAAACAGAAACAGATTTGTTCGGTGAGCAAGCAGTTCTTTGCGGAGGATTAAGCGCGCTTGTAAAAGCTGGATTTGAAACATTAACTGAAGCAGGTTACCAGCCTGAACTTGCGTACTTCGAGTGTCTGCACGAGTTGAAATTAATCGTAGACCTTATGTACGAAGAAGGACTTGAAGGCATGAGATATTCAATCTCTGACACAGCACAGTGGGGAGATTTCGTATCAGGGCCGCGCGTTGTGGACGCTAAAGTAAAAGAATCTATGAAAGAAGTATTAAAAGATATCCAAAACGGGACATTCGCAAAAGAGTGGATCGTCGAAAACCAAGTAAACCGTCCTCGTTTCAACGCGATCAATGCGAGCGAAAACGAACATCAAATTGAAGTGGTGGGAAGAAAGCTTCGTGAAATGATGCCGTTTGTGAAACAAGGCAAGAAGAAGGAAGCGGTGGTCTCCGTTGCGCAAAATTAA
- the ilvN gene encoding acetolactate synthase small subunit, producing MKRIITLTVVNRSGVLNRITGLFTKRHYNIESITVGHTETTGVSRITFVVHVEGENDVEQLTKQLNKQIDVLKVTDITNQSIVQRELALIKVVSAPSTRSEINGIIEPFRASVVDVSRDSIVVQVTGESNKIEALIELLKPYGIKEIARTGTTAFARGTQQKASSNKTISIV from the coding sequence TTGAAAAGAATTATCACTTTGACTGTGGTGAATCGTTCCGGCGTATTAAACCGGATCACCGGTCTATTTACAAAAAGACATTACAACATTGAAAGCATTACAGTTGGCCACACAGAAACAACCGGCGTTTCCAGAATCACCTTTGTCGTTCACGTAGAAGGAGAAAATGATGTTGAACAGCTGACAAAACAGCTCAACAAACAGATTGATGTCCTGAAAGTCACAGACATCACGAATCAATCGATTGTCCAAAGGGAGCTGGCCTTAATCAAGGTCGTTTCCGCACCGTCAACGAGATCAGAGATTAATGGAATTATAGAACCGTTCAGAGCCTCTGTCGTTGATGTCAGCAGAGACAGCATCGTTGTTCAGGTGACAGGCGAATCTAACAAAATTGAAGCGCTTATTGAATTGTTAAAACCTTATGGCATTAAAGAAATCGCGAGAACAGGTACAACGGCTTTTGCGAGGGGAACCCAGCAGAAGGCGTCATCCAATAAAACAATATCTATTGTATAA
- the ilvB gene encoding acetolactate synthase large subunit — MGTNVQVDSASAKCTQTMSGALMLIESLKKEKVDMIFGYPGGAVLPIYDKLYNSGLVHILPRHEQGAIHAAEGYARVSGKPGVVIATSGPGATNLVTGLADAMIDSLPLVVFTGQVATSVIGSDAFQEADILGITMPVTKHSYQVRQPEDLPRIIKEAFHIATTGRPGPVLIDIPKDVATIEGEFSYDHEMNLPGYQPTIEPNYLQVRKLVEAVSGAKKPVILAGAGVLHGKASEELKNYAEQQQIPVAHTLLGLGGFPADHSLFLGMAGMHGTYTANMALHDCDLLISIGARFDDRVTGNLKHFAKNAKIAHIDIDPAEIGKIMKTQIPVVGDSKIVLQELIKQDGRQSDSGEWKKQLAEWKEEYPLWYVDNEEEGFKPQKLIEYIHQFTNGEAIVATDVGQHQMWSAQFYPFQKADKWVTSGGLGTMGFGLPAAIGAQLADKDATVVAVLGDGGFQMTLQELDVIRELNLPVKVIILNNACLGMVRQWQEIFYEERYSESKFASQPDFVKLSEAYGIKGIRISSDAEAKEKLEEALRSKEPVVIDVRVAREEKVFPMVAPGKGLHEMVGVKP; from the coding sequence ATGGGGACTAATGTACAGGTGGATTCGGCGTCTGCCAAATGTACACAGACGATGAGCGGAGCATTAATGCTGATTGAATCATTGAAAAAAGAGAAAGTAGACATGATATTCGGTTATCCGGGCGGGGCTGTGCTTCCGATCTACGATAAGCTTTACAATTCAGGGTTGGTACATATCCTTCCCCGTCACGAACAAGGTGCGATCCATGCAGCGGAAGGATACGCAAGAGTCTCCGGAAAACCGGGTGTCGTCATTGCCACGTCAGGCCCGGGAGCGACAAACCTTGTTACAGGCCTGGCGGATGCCATGATTGATTCATTGCCATTAGTCGTCTTTACAGGGCAGGTAGCCACATCCGTTATCGGGAGCGATGCATTTCAGGAAGCGGACATTTTAGGAATTACCATGCCGGTGACAAAACACAGCTATCAGGTTCGCCAGCCGGAAGATCTGCCGCGCATCATTAAAGAAGCGTTCCATATTGCAACAACTGGAAGACCCGGCCCTGTATTGATTGATATTCCGAAAGATGTAGCAACAATTGAAGGAGAATTCAGCTATGATCATGAGATGAATCTCCCGGGATACCAGCCGACTATCGAGCCGAATTATTTGCAGGTCCGCAAGCTTGTGGAAGCCGTAAGCGGCGCAAAGAAACCGGTGATCCTGGCGGGGGCGGGCGTACTGCACGGAAAAGCGTCAGAAGAATTAAAAAATTATGCAGAACAGCAGCAAATCCCAGTGGCACACACCCTTTTGGGGCTCGGAGGCTTCCCGGCTGATCACTCGCTTTTCTTGGGGATGGCGGGAATGCACGGAACGTATACAGCCAATATGGCCCTTCATGATTGTGATCTTTTAATCAGTATCGGTGCCCGTTTTGATGACCGCGTCACAGGAAACCTGAAGCACTTTGCAAAAAACGCAAAGATTGCCCACATCGATATTGATCCGGCTGAAATCGGAAAAATCATGAAAACACAGATTCCTGTAGTCGGAGACAGCAAAATTGTCCTGCAGGAGCTGATCAAACAAGACGGCAGACAAAGTGATTCAGGCGAATGGAAAAAACAGCTCGCCGAATGGAAAGAAGAGTACCCGCTCTGGTATGTAGATAATGAAGAAGAAGGCTTTAAACCACAGAAATTAATTGAATATATTCATCAATTTACAAATGGCGAGGCTATAGTCGCAACGGATGTCGGCCAGCATCAAATGTGGTCAGCGCAATTCTATCCGTTCCAAAAAGCAGATAAATGGGTCACATCAGGCGGACTTGGAACGATGGGATTCGGCCTTCCGGCAGCGATTGGCGCACAGCTGGCGGATAAAGATGCTACTGTAGTGGCGGTTCTCGGGGACGGCGGTTTTCAAATGACGCTCCAAGAACTCGATGTCATTCGCGAATTGAATCTTCCGGTCAAAGTCATCATTTTAAATAACGCTTGTCTCGGAATGGTCAGACAGTGGCAGGAAATTTTCTATGAAGAACGCTATTCAGAATCTAAATTTGCTTCTCAGCCTGACTTCGTCAAATTGTCAGAAGCATACGGCATTAAAGGCATCAGAATTTCATCGGATGCGGAAGCGAAAGAAAAGCTGGAAGAGGCATTAAGATCAAAAGAGCCGGTTGTCATTGACGTGCGGGTTGCCAGAGAAGAAAAAGTATTCCCGATGGTGGCTCCGGGGAAAGGGCTGCATGAAATGGTGGGGGTGAAACCTTGA
- a CDS encoding GNAT family N-acetyltransferase has product MLIKIDNVTGHEVISFVNEHLHSMTLMSPPESIHALDAERLRGPEMTFWSAWEGNELAGCGALKELDSRHGEIKSMRTSASHLRKGVAKQILQHILEEARERGYERVSLETGSMASFKPARKLYESFGFQYCEPFADYVEDPNSVFMTKKL; this is encoded by the coding sequence TTGCTTATAAAAATAGATAATGTAACTGGACACGAAGTGATCTCATTTGTGAATGAGCATTTACATAGCATGACGCTCATGTCCCCGCCAGAAAGCATCCATGCCTTAGATGCAGAAAGGCTGAGAGGGCCTGAAATGACATTTTGGAGCGCATGGGAGGGCAATGAACTAGCCGGCTGCGGAGCGCTTAAAGAACTGGACAGCCGGCATGGAGAAATCAAATCAATGCGCACGTCTGCATCCCATTTAAGAAAAGGGGTTGCCAAACAAATTCTCCAACACATCCTAGAGGAGGCTAGAGAGCGGGGTTATGAGAGGGTAAGCTTAGAAACAGGTTCAATGGCTTCATTTAAGCCGGCAAGAAAATTGTATGAAAGCTTCGGCTTTCAGTACTGTGAACCGTTTGCCGACTATGTTGAAGATCCGAACAGTGTGTTTATGACGAAGAAGCTGTGA
- a CDS encoding DUF1668 domain-containing protein, with the protein MKKWFIVFFLFVITLFQSLQTVSAETVKWKERADLPEARVGASSSVVDGKIYVIGGGMQKQGTYGNQTFVYDPKTNEWTKKADMPTERGGAATVTVDGKIYVMGGMSNDGVVKTVEVYDPKKDTWEKSDDLPFEKKVPAYRIYAEAIGKKIYVVAYENTKYATTYSYDLETKKWEKKQKLNDEIYAGITAVIDNKLYILGGTQYIGRIVYVYDPENDSWTKNGKGFRAGYYSALVYKGKILMTGGVTRIRVYDPKSQSVIGVTNPKAPYRMAHSSAIIDDTLYVIGGREETSSFTGNASSNFKSVMSISLKDLNIPSEDNSGDKDKGSTTPSEDHSATEDGDALLVITMVNGLQKEYQLSMKEVNGFLKWYKQRDAGEGPGFYEIDEHDNNKGPFESKKDYVVFKNILMYEVNKYK; encoded by the coding sequence TTGAAAAAATGGTTCATTGTTTTTTTCTTATTCGTTATTACGCTGTTTCAATCGCTTCAAACAGTTAGCGCGGAAACAGTTAAATGGAAAGAAAGAGCAGATTTGCCTGAGGCGCGTGTGGGCGCAAGCAGCAGCGTAGTAGATGGAAAGATATACGTGATTGGTGGCGGGATGCAAAAACAAGGTACTTATGGGAACCAAACGTTTGTCTATGATCCTAAAACGAATGAATGGACAAAAAAAGCCGACATGCCAACAGAGAGAGGAGGAGCTGCGACTGTTACAGTTGACGGTAAAATTTATGTCATGGGTGGAATGTCAAACGATGGGGTTGTAAAGACAGTAGAAGTATATGATCCAAAAAAAGATACGTGGGAAAAATCGGATGATCTCCCCTTTGAAAAAAAAGTTCCAGCTTATAGAATTTATGCAGAAGCTATTGGAAAGAAAATTTACGTTGTAGCCTATGAAAATACAAAATATGCAACGACTTACAGTTATGATCTCGAAACGAAGAAATGGGAGAAAAAACAAAAGTTAAATGATGAAATCTATGCGGGTATTACAGCAGTAATCGATAATAAATTATATATCCTTGGCGGAACGCAATACATTGGTCGAATTGTTTATGTCTATGATCCAGAAAATGATAGCTGGACAAAAAATGGTAAGGGATTCAGAGCAGGATATTATTCTGCACTTGTTTATAAAGGAAAAATACTGATGACAGGAGGTGTAACTCGAATTAGGGTGTATGATCCTAAAAGTCAATCGGTTATAGGAGTAACTAATCCTAAAGCTCCATATAGAATGGCTCATTCTTCTGCCATTATCGATGATACTCTTTACGTAATCGGTGGAAGAGAGGAAACATCCAGTTTTACTGGGAATGCATCCTCTAATTTTAAATCAGTTATGTCAATTTCATTAAAGGATTTAAACATACCTTCTGAAGACAATTCGGGAGATAAAGATAAAGGATCAACAACCCCTTCTGAGGATCATTCAGCAACAGAAGACGGAGACGCTCTCCTAGTTATCACCATGGTAAATGGTTTGCAAAAAGAGTATCAGCTGTCCATGAAAGAAGTAAACGGATTCCTCAAATGGTATAAGCAGCGTGATGCGGGAGAGGGACCAGGCTTTTATGAAATAGATGAGCATGACAATAACAAAGGGCCTTTTGAAAGTAAAAAGGATTATGTTGTGTTTAAAAACATTTTGATGTATGAAGTGAATAAATATAAATAA
- a CDS encoding YsnF/AvaK domain-containing protein, translated as MKSIVGVYETPQETIAAIEGLITKGFDSDDISVVTSRRDTDYLESRTGTEVNQAVGAHEDESESFFDKLKDYFTMDDTAAHSKTLSDLDITTGEIENYQEDLDEGKLLVAVDTDAEVNPPIDNGNALSGGFSSTNDMADYTTKEEKTMPLREEQLKVDKEDVQTGEVEIGKEVKTEQRDMDIPVRRDEIYVERRPVDENTADASPVNDSEEIRVPIVEEKLEVTKKPVVTDEVVVGKRTVEENEHISDTVKKEEPRLNKEGKVDGLDDDTLNHK; from the coding sequence ATGAAAAGCATAGTTGGTGTATACGAAACGCCGCAGGAAACCATTGCAGCGATTGAAGGCTTAATAACAAAAGGTTTTGATTCTGACGATATTTCGGTTGTGACAAGCCGGCGAGATACAGATTATCTTGAGTCACGGACAGGAACAGAAGTCAATCAAGCCGTCGGTGCACATGAGGATGAATCCGAATCATTTTTTGATAAGCTGAAAGATTATTTTACAATGGATGATACTGCCGCACACAGCAAGACATTATCAGATTTGGATATTACGACTGGCGAAATAGAAAATTATCAAGAGGATCTGGATGAAGGAAAACTCCTTGTGGCTGTTGATACAGATGCAGAAGTCAATCCACCTATTGATAACGGCAATGCTCTTTCAGGCGGCTTTTCAAGCACAAACGACATGGCGGATTATACAACGAAAGAAGAAAAAACAATGCCGCTGAGGGAAGAACAACTGAAAGTCGATAAGGAAGACGTTCAAACTGGAGAAGTAGAGATTGGAAAAGAAGTGAAAACAGAACAAAGAGATATGGACATCCCGGTGAGACGCGATGAAATTTATGTTGAACGCCGCCCAGTGGATGAAAATACAGCGGACGCTTCTCCCGTCAATGATTCGGAAGAGATCAGAGTACCAATCGTTGAGGAGAAACTGGAAGTGACTAAAAAACCGGTTGTCACTGATGAAGTGGTTGTCGGAAAACGGACTGTCGAAGAGAATGAGCATATTTCCGACACCGTGAAAAAAGAAGAGCCTCGTCTCAATAAAGAAGGAAAAGTTGACGGCTTGGATGATGATACGTTAAATCACAAATAA
- a CDS encoding YfcE family phosphodiesterase translates to MNVLIISDSHGLEEELQTIAKRHEAEVDLMIHCGDSELETGHPALDPYKVVKGNCDFTGDFKDELLLNAGSKKILVTHGHLHGIKQTLLNVYYRAEELGADIICFGHSHIAGSEVLRGKLMINPGSIRLPRVRRTESYAILTLENDAATVRFYDQAGHEIDDLQNRVPL, encoded by the coding sequence ATGAACGTGCTGATTATCAGTGACAGCCATGGGCTTGAAGAAGAACTCCAAACCATCGCGAAACGGCATGAAGCGGAAGTTGATCTCATGATTCATTGCGGAGACTCTGAACTCGAAACCGGGCATCCGGCATTGGATCCTTATAAGGTTGTAAAAGGAAATTGCGATTTTACAGGCGATTTTAAGGACGAGCTTCTTCTGAATGCCGGGTCAAAAAAAATACTGGTCACACACGGCCACCTTCACGGTATAAAACAGACCTTGTTAAACGTATACTATCGTGCAGAGGAGCTCGGAGCGGATATTATTTGTTTCGGGCATTCGCACATCGCGGGAAGCGAAGTGCTGCGCGGAAAACTAATGATTAATCCAGGCAGCATCCGCCTTCCAAGGGTGCGCAGGACAGAAAGCTATGCTATACTGACTTTAGAAAATGACGCCGCAACAGTGCGTTTTTACGACCAAGCAGGCCATGAAATTGACGATCTGCAAAACCGTGTCCCACTATGA
- a CDS encoding XTP/dITP diphosphatase, with the protein MNIMKEAIIATHNPGKVKEFKEILEPKGYDVKSLAEIGYTEEIEETGHTFEENAILKAEAVAKAVNKMVIADDSGLSIDNLGGRPGVYSARYAGEQKDDQANIDKVLGELKGIEKEQRTARFRCALAVSNPGEETKTVEGHVEGYIAEEPRGEYGFGYDPIFIVKDKDQTMAELTSDEKNKISHRADALKKLSKLLEA; encoded by the coding sequence TTGAACATAATGAAAGAAGCAATTATTGCGACACATAATCCGGGAAAAGTGAAGGAATTTAAAGAAATCCTTGAGCCAAAAGGCTATGATGTCAAATCGTTAGCTGAAATCGGATACACAGAAGAAATCGAAGAAACAGGCCATACGTTTGAAGAAAATGCTATTCTCAAAGCAGAAGCTGTTGCCAAAGCAGTGAACAAAATGGTGATTGCGGACGACTCGGGTCTGTCCATCGATAATCTTGGGGGCCGACCCGGCGTTTATTCCGCCCGCTATGCAGGGGAACAGAAAGACGATCAGGCAAATATCGATAAAGTGCTCGGCGAACTGAAAGGAATCGAAAAAGAACAGCGCACGGCCCGTTTCCGATGCGCGCTGGCTGTGAGTAACCCCGGTGAGGAAACAAAAACAGTCGAAGGTCATGTTGAGGGGTATATCGCTGAAGAGCCGAGAGGAGAATACGGTTTTGGCTATGACCCGATCTTTATCGTAAAAGATAAAGATCAGACAATGGCCGAACTGACAAGTGATGAAAAAAATAAAATCAGCCACAGGGCTGACGCGCTTAAAAAGCTGTCGAAGCTTTTAGAGGCATAA
- the rph gene encoding ribonuclease PH: MRHDGRQHDELRPITFDLDFISHPEGSVLITAGNTKVICNASVEDRVPPFLRGGGKGWITAEYSMLPRATNQRTIRESSKGKVTGRTMEIQRLIGRALRAVVDLDKLGERTIWIDCDVIQADGGTRTASITGAFLAMAIAIGKLLKAGTIKANPITDFLAAISVGIDKEQGILLDLNYEEDSSAEVDMNVIMTGGGRFVELQGTGEEATFSRDDLNGLLGLAEKGIHELIDKQKEVLGDSLPELK, translated from the coding sequence ATGAGACATGACGGAAGACAACATGATGAGCTGCGTCCAATCACATTTGATTTGGATTTTATCAGCCATCCGGAAGGTTCTGTTCTAATAACAGCGGGAAATACAAAAGTAATCTGCAACGCGTCTGTTGAGGATCGCGTGCCGCCGTTTTTGCGGGGCGGGGGAAAAGGCTGGATTACAGCTGAATACAGCATGCTGCCGCGGGCAACAAACCAAAGAACAATCAGAGAGTCTTCTAAGGGGAAAGTTACCGGCAGAACAATGGAGATCCAGCGCCTGATCGGCCGCGCGCTTCGGGCAGTCGTAGATTTAGACAAGCTCGGTGAACGTACGATTTGGATTGACTGCGATGTCATTCAGGCTGATGGCGGAACAAGAACTGCTTCTATTACAGGAGCATTTCTAGCCATGGCAATTGCGATTGGCAAGCTGCTCAAAGCGGGAACGATCAAGGCAAATCCGATTACTGATTTTCTTGCTGCGATTTCTGTCGGAATTGATAAGGAACAGGGAATTTTGTTAGATTTAAATTATGAAGAAGATTCTTCCGCTGAAGTTGATATGAATGTCATTATGACAGGCGGCGGCCGCTTTGTGGAGCTGCAGGGAACCGGGGAAGAGGCGACTTTTTCACGGGATGATCTGAACGGTCTTCTCGGTCTTGCGGAAAAAGGCATTCATGAACTGATTGACAAGCAAAAAGAAGTGCTGGGTGATTCTCTGCCAGAACTGAAATAA